gagagagagagatggggatgATACCAGTTTCTTTTTCTTGTAGGCTTCCAAAGGAGTCTGAGCTGCTGTGCTTCGTCATgggcttttgttttgttttttgatgcttctctttgttgatgggCTATAAGGTGGTAAGTATGGAGGTGAGAAGGAAAAATGGAAAATGAGATGGGGTTTTTAAGAGGTAGGGGGTGTTCCAAGAGATGGTGAAGAATAGATGGAGAGTCGGGTGGAAGGTTTAAAGGATAAGAATgaagagtcggacttcttccaggACTCCTCTTCTTCGCTCATCTTCTCTACCATCTCATCTCCTTCCGAGCTCATCATCAGATGAGAGGCTTTCGTTTTCTAAGTCTTCTCCTCTCCATGTCTGCTCCCAGGTCAAGATGGGGTGAGAGagcgagagcgagagagagaggggccggaCCGGGATGTGGAACGCCATGAGGCCCATAAGCTAAAAGCAAGAGCGTAGGGGTTGGGGTGGTGGGGTTTAGGAGAATGTATTAACTAGACGTGGTCCACTGGACCAGGAGCACGTGTACGGTGGATACAGGTTGAATTTTGACGTTTGTTTGGATCTTGAATTGTTTAAGTACCGGAGCTTTAATGTGGAGGGTGACTATTGGACTGGTCCGGTGGACCAGGTCCGTCCAATAAATTCTCTGGGGTTTTAAGGGCAGGTTAAGAGGCTGACCCTTGGTTAGGGGAAGAGGAAGAAATGAAATGACATCCAAATGAAATGCAGACCAAATGCAGATACATTACTTTaagaaattttataattcttttgGTCGAGGTGACAGCGGTAGGGCGGAGGGGTGGAGATATTTTATCGGTATTTATTTTGGATGTAAACCATACTAAAgcttttatattaataatatgcCTATCTCTCCCCCTGATTTATTTTTTCCTCATTATTAGCCGTGCCAAGCCTATGCCCCCTTGAAGGTTTAGAATATCCTACTACTGTTTTCATCCAtatcttatcaaaattaaaaaaaacataTATTTGCAGCGTCAATGGCTTGCATAAAGACACCACTATGATGAAATAGTATACAGAAAGCCATCTACAACAATCCTATCAAATagtcaaatttttaaataaaattttattttttaatatatatttctcTAAAAAAACAttgttttttaaatattttcttaTGTGTTTTATTCTTCTTGGCTATAGCTTTAAGTGTGTATGCTTGGATATGTTTTATTGCTATTTAAtgaaaaatcaagataaaatttgcTTGCAACCGatagtgattaacaattaatagtcATTTTCGTCTTACTATTAAATGCATTTAGGTAGGAATACATAGCAATTAATCGGAGATATTTTTCATTAACAGTCTTGTTCAAGTGCATACATAGTGTAgccataaaataataataataataataattatcccCTTGATATTTCATATGGATGTTTTAATTAAAGATCAGATATTATTTGACAACGTGCTCCCTTTGTAAATGAAAAATACAGTAAAGTAGATCAAATAAGTTTTATTGTCTAGTTTTATTTATACAATATatatagacatcatataccatCTGTTCAAATAAGTGAAGTCATTTCTGTAGGCATGAAAATAGCTAAGCTATAGGATGCTTTGaggtttatatatatttaaattttatttattatctatAATTAGGTGAAGCATCATCTCATTATCAGATTCAGATAAAGTAAAATTTGGTGGTGAGATCTCAATTGAATCAAAATCCTCCACTTCCATCCTCCATTTTGAAAGAATGGTTCATTTTTGATGACATCGTCGTCCTTTATATTATTCCCATGGCTCTCTTTAAAAAACAAATATAATtcctttttcttctaaaaatagcaacttgatgaaaaattttgtatTTCTATATAAATCCTATTTACCACAAAACTCTTTATATCTTGAGTTGGGACTGGCATGAGAAGGGTACATGATATAATCCATTTATAAAATGCTTTCAAGAAAAGTCGCAATCAATGTTaggttattattttttaattttttggtacATATCTTAAGTTACTTTGAATATTCACTAACAAAACGCTTGAAAAGAAAGCTAATTTATCATCTCTAACTTCTCCAACTTCTCAGACATAAATTGGGAGTTTtggtttcttttttttcccttgcATCTCATTTCATGCTTATCCTCAATCCTGTTTTTCGATTGTTCCACAACTTTATGATTAGTTATTTTCTCCTATAGCTTAGATGCATAACTTGGTGCAAAATCTCAAAGCATCTATAAAAATTCTTACATGTCTTTGAGATCAAGATATTTCTTGATCCAATCATGAAATATTTACAGTTTGATCATCTGATCTGATTTGTGTATTCCAACTTACGGTAGTTTGGACACATACAGTGTCATAAAGGGTTCAAAAGGTACTACTAACATATGACTTAGCCCCCATTTGCGAGCACTACAGAGTCAGCTCATTTGGTCCAAAtttggaacaaaaatcatatgggttgGAGACTATAGAATATCATATGGTTTGAGTTTTATAGTTTGCCACGTCTCTGTTAACACcaatctcaaaaaataaaaagtcaAAGGCTTTTTTATTAATGAAGTCATCAATGCTGTGACTCAAAAAAAAAGTGttgtcctctttttttttcctcattttcaataattttttattgatatatactACATAATTGTAGGAtacatatgaaataaattagctatacggtttttaaaatatataatttactaATACATAGCATATAGCCAGATGATACATACTTAGCAAATTAATCACCTAGCATTCTAATGTACATCtccaaataaattaatatataatttttaaaatattattatgttcACCAATAATCCTACGTTACTCGATGATATATATTTATTGACTTTCTAATATATACTACAAGCTTCTTTGATATCACATAGTAATGACCCAATATATATCTCTAAATAAATTAATACATAGTTTTTAGAATATGAAGTTCATCATTATATTGTACACAGTCAAATAATACACAATTAATAAATTAGTCATCTAACAACCTAATACACACTTCCAAATAAATTGATACACAATTATCAGAAATCACAATCAATCTTAggttatcattttttttaaattttttaatatatatcttAGGTTACTTGAACATTCACTAATAAAACACTTAAAAAAAAAGTCAATTTATCATCGTTAACTTCTCCAACTTCTCGAGCATGAATCGGGAGTTTTGGCTTTTtctcttgcatctcatttcttgcTTATGCTCTCTTGTTTTTTGATTgttctgcaactttattattagtTATTTTCTCCTGTAATTTAGGTGCATAATTTGGTGCATCATCTCAAAGCATCCATAAAAAATCTTACATGTCTCTGAGATCAAGATATTTCTTGATCCAATCATATATAAAACATTCACAATTTGAGCATCCGATCTAATTTGTGCATCCCAACTTATGATGGCTTGGATGGCGTACAGTGCGATAAAGGGATCAAAAGATGGTATCAAGACTTAACCCCCATTTGCGGAGCACCACAGAGTCGGGTCATTTGGTTCACAATTTTCACCAAGCTTTCTGGTATTGAGGTAGTTGGTCGCACCTAGTCTTCCAACCTAGGAAAGTGGATTCCATAGCAGATAGCTTTTAATCTAATATCTGTGCCAGATCCCAAATTTTCCCAAGCAACCACTTTAAGTGAAAAGTGAAAGCAAGGTTCTACGGTATTGCACTTGTCTGCAACGCATGTTAGGCATTGGAGTgtcattgtctttttttttttacgtctTTGGGCATGCATGTCCGAGCTTGGGACTGACTACTGAGTGATTTGGTACGTGGGAAAGCTGTCAGTCACTCTTGGAGTCATACTAAAGTTGCTTCATAGATGTAAACGCATCCAAGTCTAATTAATATCAGTGAACTGATAGGATGATGATCATGTACCTTTGAGAATTCCTAAAGATAAGATTAAAGATGTGAAGTTAACTTTTTTGGTATCATATAAGCCAAAAGTACGGttcatttttatttcttaatctatctctctctttccccACATTGTTCTAGATTTGTCATGAAGAATCCCTACCATTATAGATGAATTACAAACAAAAAAACATCACTTCTTACATATTTGTAGATCAAGAGCTTTCTCACCCCATAAATTTTCTGACAGAATCTGAGGCAACTTGTCATTAATCATGATGGAATGTTTTTGCTACATTAAGTCATTCTTCCTCGCTTGATCATCCTCTGGAGCTTCCATCCAGAGAGCTACTAATACTTCTCAGCACTGTTACtgcatattaaatttgattttctcaCCATGGGATCTTCATTTTATCTTAATTAAATTCGAAGGAGATGGTGACAACAAGTAGTGTATTTCCAATGGGTAGATACAGTAAACAACTGAGTGAGAGGAGGAATGTCAAAAAATACGATAATATCTCACAATGATTGATCAGAAGTTATTTTTAAGATATTATTGTAGAACTCTTGGAATAAAAGATATTTcgataatcaaaaaaattctctcttttttttccctattttttataaatctagACTGTAGACTTATCATTTGGAAAACATATaacattgattaattttttataaggaAAGAAAACCCTTTGATAATATATACGACCAATTATTGAAAACCGAGTGACAATGTGCATGTTAAAATCCTCTACGTACATTATATTAGCACGTAAATGCACTTATTATTAGAACATGATAAATGTAGGCTGGTTGACAACTGCAACCACAACTATAATCCACTGAAGCTCAGATCCATCTCATGCGGATTCCTGGGAGAAATATGAAATCCCTCGCAATTAATAAAACCTATGGTGTCACGGGTCCTGCTTTCTATGACAGGAATCTTAATTACCAATACTGCCCTATGAAATTGGCTAGCCACATTTACTAGAAGCCTTTTATTTGGAGTGGTCCTGACACACCACCATTTAGCTTCCAAAGTTCCAAAAGCATTGAAAAAAGTCTCTTTCTCTTTTGCTTTTGTCCCCCTCAAGTTTAGGTGGCGAACAAGCAGGGAGTTGCAGTCATGTTAGCAAGTCTTCTCAGCCAATTTTATTGTTGTGGTCAAGAACTCAAAGTTCGGCATACGAAGTATTTTTAGCTCTAATTCATGAGTCTCAAGATTCCCCATTTAGTGTGTTATTATTGTAGTCATAGACTAATAATTTGATATACGAGGTATTGTCCATTCTGATCTATGggcttcataattttattttttaaaattttaattcaaaaaatatcTCACATGAGAAGGATATTGATTTCTTTCTATatatatcaaaatcaatcttggacTCATAATTAATATGTGATTAATGGTATCTTCTCTCCTGTACCACAAGATCTATCAACTTGGATGGTGCTCTGATAGCTCATATTTCCAATTAAGCTCCAACTCATAGGACACAACGGCAGCTGCAGCCGTATCGTGGACCACGTTATGCATGGAGTTTTCTTTGAAGAAGCTGGCCTTCCGGGGCATTAAATAGGGTGGTTGACTGGGGCAATGTGAACGCTTCTCCGTTTCTCTTGTCCTCTAAATATTTTAGTTTGTCACTCACAGCTCATTGCTGTTGATTGATGGGGTTTGTTTTAGCAAATGTTTCTCGAAGGACATGGTGGAGATTATTAGTCACTTGCAAATCATCTGGTTAAGCCTAAATATAAATGGCTTAAATGAATTTATTTGCTACATATGTTAGGTAAATCTTAGTAGATGTGTGAATATTGTGGACATATATACCTGATGACGAGGAGATCTCTTGTCAGCAATGGCACAAACTAGATTGGGAGACTGTTAGTAAGTGGGAGCATGGAGGTTTCGGCAAGCAGGAAGGATCGATTGACTTTGAAATCATGTGAAGATCCTATCTAATACCCATGTATTTAGATGGATGGGCCCAATGGTATATAAGCATCAGAGGGCAAGAATTCCGAGACTATTATATCTCAACATAGGGGGATGAGCTATGAAAGCACCATAGCGAATTAGCATCATCAAATCATGGTATGTGAGCCTGCCTTCAACTCTCCCACGGGTCATGCCAACAATCTTGGCTTAGCCTAGTTGGCAGGTGGTCCACAAATGGAAAATTTTGGCTCATGGTAGAAACATAGTGGTAAGGATTAATAGATTGGCTGGGCTACATAGATGGCCCATAAATCTATAGAGGAACTCATCTGAAGGTCTTAAAGTGGCGATCGCTGTCACTCTTAAGTCATGCGTTTCAATATTTTTTTCCCCTCATCTCTCTCCTCCACTTTCCAAGTCGGCAAAGGAATCCAATGTTCATAGAAAAGCAAAGCAGTATTTCTTTTTGGGTCACAAAGTCTCAACAATCAATTGCTGCCCAGCTAATTTACAACTACATACGATGCACCCAGCCTTTATCTTTTATAGGGTTCCAGCAAAGTGATGGCTTGGTCTTTTTGCCATGTTTCAGGTTGCTAGTGGACGGTAGGCCCCTGCAGAATCTTACACAGAAGGGAAAAAAGAAAGGCTGGGACTGATGGGAAGAAAGGGAAGTGTGTCCATAGAGCTATAAGGAGCTATTCTTATGTATCCTTCTTTTGAATGATGCCAGGGTCTGAAAAGGTGGGCTGGATTGGATTTATCCCTGCCTTCACTAACTTTACTCCATGTCATGATTATCGAGAGCGTGCATGGCAGATGTTTTTGGGTGCTGAAAACTTGGCAAAAGCTTTGGCCAATAAAGAAGTGATGACTGCCGGAGGTTCCACAGCATTCCGGCCAACAAAGAAGTCCGGCAATGCACTTCAGTACTAACTAGCCGGTATATCAAGGTCCGGTGCTCGGTATGAATGCTGAAATCATAGTTGCAAGTGGGGCAACTCATATAACCTGCATCCGGCCCGAATTGGCTCAGACTCCGGTTATTTATTAACCTTTTCAGTGGATCCGAACTGGGTTGGCTTCATTGAGATCAGATCCTATTTGTCTCTCAGATCTAAGATTTTCGACCTGATAATCCAATTCAGGACAGTGCTGGATGcaggcctctctctctctctcgcgcgcGCATGCTCGCACACTCTCATCAACTTGACATCAAttagtcataaatttttttttttctttttggtcagTCGTCGATCATGATGATTCAGAGAGCTTAATTATTTCAATGGTACAAATTATAGGGTTAGGCCATATTACATCACAAACAAATCAGGTTTGTATTATGAGTTTTGTTTGTTCCAACATCTAGGGTTATAGTTCAAGAATGCTTCCATATTGATTTGCATCAAGGCATAAAGATCGAGTTATTCGGTGGGCCAATTTTACTTGAACATCttcatttgaaaatcaaaataaaGCCACAATCACAGCAAAGTTAATAACACTGCTGCAATTAAACAAGATTCAGCTGCGGAAGGGAGAATGCTGTAGGAAAGGGAATTTCTTAGGCCATTGCTAGAGATTTGTGTTTTATTTCTCTAGTATTGGTTCTGCCTAGGCTATGCTTTCCCCAAAACAAAAAACCAAAAGTAAAGGCCACTTTGAAGCAAACTAAAGAAGAATTGAAGCAAGGCAATAGGATTGAATTGCGGTGAACTGTACAGATTCTAATGGCCAAGGTTAAATAAGTGTGACAATGGCATGGAGACAACATTTATCTccactattaaaatttttgagatcatcAGAAATATATAAAGAATCAACCTGAGTATAAGTCATTAAACTGTATGCTTTTAGGTGACATGGGAAATCTATTTCTTGCATATCTTCAGCAGTTGCAACCAATATCTCTAAACTATAGCATCAGACACAAAAGTCCGAATTGCTTCATTATGATCTGGATGTCACGGGTTTGAAACATAGAACAtgctaaaataaaaatacatacgTCTGACACTTTTCAAACCACGTAATGATAGGAGACTCAAGAGGATGCGCATTTTTGGATTTAGGACTCCGGGCCGGACCAGGGCTCAGGTAAGAGTTGGTTGAATTAGTGCGAAATCCATTTAGATTATCACATTTGGGTTCCAGGCCCTACCCATGCGAGGCCCAAAACCCGATACACAGGTTTGGGCCTAAAGCTGGGCTGGAGGAAAGGCCACCCAGAAATCGCATTGCTAGGTGAGGGGTTCTCCGCACCAGAGTTGTAGCCGGTCGCTGTGCCTAAACTTTAGGATGCTTTGGAGGCATCATGTTCACCATCCAAAGGTTTCAGGTGAGTAGGATAAGTGTCCAAGGTGATTTGAATATTGTAGTTTTCTGGGTCTCCAATGAGCAAGGCCCATGTTCTTCATGTTGTCCCTCGACTCTCGCAAGGTGTCCCATATTGTTGGTGAGGGAATCAGCCTTCCTACTGGGCTGCTAACCATGGTCGGTGGCCAAATTTAGACTGTAATTTGGGGCATGGGACCTCTTTTATCTTTGGCCAAATTTAGACTGTATAACTTTTTCAACGTTTTGGTGTAGAAGGTTCCAGTTTAGTTTGCCAATGTGAGCCAGCGTGGTGTTGTACGTGATAGCATGTTTGAACTGGCACTGAAGTAACAACACTACTTAAAAATTAGCACGTTTGAACTGACATTGAACTTAGATAATTAGCATTGTAAATTTTTCTATAAAGTGCTATGATAGTCCGATAGGGAggagaagacgaagaagaagaagaagaagaaacctcCCTAATCCACTTCCTCCTCAAATTCCTAGCTAATGTGGTGGACTCGATACTGTACCACTCCAAACCTCAGCTACCACGCTAGCATTAGCTCAATTGAAGACATCTAATCAGAATACCAAAATGATTTTTggaaattattattcaatatctaGATAAGAaggcattgacaaaaatatttgcaAAACAAACGAAACCAGAGCCAGGAATAGAACATGGTGAGACCCACAACATCTTCTATTCCGCCGTATTATAATCATCAATTTGTTAATCAGTTGCATCAACCTAAACAGACATTGGGTGATCTGGCAAACAAACAGCAaagcctttaaaaaaaaaaaaaggaaagcagaAAGGGGATTCCTGACCTTGGAATAAAAAACTGAAGGCGGGTATACCGTTGCACTTTGACAGCTAGCGAAACTTTGTTTCCATTTCATTGCTCCGAAGTTTCATGCTTGGCTGGGAACAGCATTCCTTCCAGAAGCTTCCTTGGTGCTACTGTGCTCCCACCCCCACCTGCTCCTAGCCATCTGATGCTCGATGGAGGAGTGCCAGCTCATCACAACTCTGTCCATAGTTCCCATGTGCTTTCTACGCTCTGATGCCTATACAACATAAAATTCATTTGAAAAGAAAAGGTAATACCTAGCGAATGGTCGCTTCTCACTACCTGACCAATGCCGCCTATCCCGCCGGTCGTTATCTtttcaaagtaaaaaaaaaaaactccctaACGGCTAGTTGGACTTCGTGACagccttccaaaaaaaaaaagaaaactacaACGTTCGTATCTGGAGCAAGCTGACCGTTCGATCAGGATCATACGGCAGGGCCTAGGCAGTCCGGCATTCACTCTTGGAAGACTCAAAGACGTTAGGTACATCCAGGAAGGGAAACGCGGAAAGCCAGCGCTTGACGGAATCCAGCCCAACCTGACGCGTGGGCACAATAGAACTTAATCTACACCGTCCAAACTTCATCATCAGACGACCCAAAATCAGCAGAGTCAAATACGGACCATTTCCACCGCCTCACCGTCTaaataattaaacatttaattttttgaaattttccagCTGTTAATTTATCAATTCTTATATGGGAAGCCCGCCATGCCAGCTGCTTAGCTGTCACTTTTATATATTTGAATTAGTATTAATATATTTCAACGTTTCTTCTTAGGGACAAAAAGGTAATTTCTTCTCTACCGCCTTACTCCTCCTCCACCTCTCTATAAATACCCGTCCCACCTCCTCGGTCCTCTCCACTGTGAGCGCGGTCTGAAACCCCAAGTCTAATTTCTTTCTCGATCTCTCGTTCTCCTTCTTTCGTAAAGATGGCGATCTCCTTCATTCGCTTCTCGATCATCGCTGTGGCGTTCGGGTTACTTGCGGTGACCTCCTTCGCCCAGGCGCCCGGAGCCGCCCCTGTGAGGCCCCCCACCGTGGCCCCCGTACACCCTCCCACCCCGCCCCCGGTGAGTCCTCCTACCCCCGCCCCCGTCTCTCCGCCCTCCGCCTCCCCGTCCCCGGCCGCCGTCGTCACCCCCCCGGCATCCACCCCGACCCACTCTTCCGCGCCGGCCGCCTCTCCTCCGGCCCCTCCGAGGGCCCCCACTCCCTCGGGCTCTCCCACCGGTGCCCCGCCCACCAACATCGCCGCCCCGCCGTCTGAGGGCCCCTCCGCCACGGGGGGAGAGAACGCCGCCACCGCGTCCGTTGTTAGCTGGATCACCATCGCCGGTGCTGTCGCCGTCGCGTGCGCGTTGTAGATCCGTGCGATACGTTCGGCGCTTTCTCCGCCGTTGATCCTCGATCATGCGATCACTATTATAttgtttacctttttttttttattcatttcttTTTGGGTTTTCGTGTGTAGACATGTGAGTTGGGCTGACAGCACGGTGCTGGACGTTGTACTTCTTTtgactatttttttcttctttgtgatTCTTTCTTTTTTACCATTATACCCTTCACTGGTTGGCCTATTATTTTCCTCTGTGATTGTTATGTGAAAGGATAAAATGGGAATTTGGACACGGTAACGCTTGTCGCTTGTTTGAAGGAAAGTCGTAGTGCAGATGTCACGCGAATACTGGCGTTTTTTGTCACCACGTCACGGTGGTTCGCGATCGCGTATCTTTGCTTTGTCCTGCTCCACCCGGACCACCACAAACAACCGAACAAGATTTCTCATCCATATCTCAATTtattttaactatttaaatttgCATATTAATTTCTAAAATTACATTGGTTAACGCATTAATTCTTATACAAGctgcaaaataatatttatatcctTGTTCTGTCTTAAGCTACTGTGGAAATATTAATGTATGTTCTTTCTACTCTTTGAAGTCACTGTCACTATCGTTCAACATACAATGTGGGGAAGATGTGAAATTTCATATGTGCTTTTTGGTAGGAATACTTTATTATAACATGA
The sequence above is a segment of the Elaeis guineensis isolate ETL-2024a chromosome 7, EG11, whole genome shotgun sequence genome. Coding sequences within it:
- the LOC105048649 gene encoding uncharacterized protein yields the protein MAISFIRFSIIAVAFGLLAVTSFAQAPGAAPVRPPTVAPVHPPTPPPVSPPTPAPVSPPSASPSPAAVVTPPASTPTHSSAPAASPPAPPRAPTPSGSPTGAPPTNIAAPPSEGPSATGGENAATASVVSWITIAGAVAVACAL